In a single window of the Biomphalaria glabrata chromosome 5, xgBioGlab47.1, whole genome shotgun sequence genome:
- the LOC129926422 gene encoding kappaPI-actitoxin-Avd3b-like: MMTKFVVFCLFAALFIQMSFGQHTEADCLLELKEGLCRMDLPRFYFDAVACKKFSYGGCDGNANNFETLEECVSICQK; encoded by the exons ATGATGACCAAATTTGTTGTCTTCTGCCTCTTTGCGGCTCTGTTCATTCAGATGTCTTTTGGTCAACACACTG aAGCCGACTGTCTGTTGGAGTTGAAAGAGGGACTCTGTAGGATGGATCTGCCAAGGTTTTACTTCGACGCCGTGGCCTGTAAAAAGTTTAGTTACGGTGGTTGTGATGGCAACGCTAACAACTTTGAGACCCTAGAAGAATGTGTCAGTATTTGCCAGAAGTAA
- the LOC106055844 gene encoding trichohyalin-like, with product METRLTLTAQFISDGRALGYDGERLERYVTEQKADYERAKKEEFERETARLEREERLKKEAKAEEERLRKEAKAEEERLRKEAKAEEERLRREAKADEVARHEREEKARREEHERWKERDAREELKRKDELELARLKEKSAPEAGAVVGQAVEVRQKSVLDRLDKNFQGMKEEDDLLAYLTHFEAVAARCKIESKEWALLLSYKLTTPLKNFMLRDSLFLNDKYEDVKTALLRHADINAETCRKRFHRVKPRQNDFRGYVTERRTALDNWCKMAEVGKTVDEIKDLLIKDGILESVSSEVYRQLVLNKQSTVENMLEVIEGFKVADSNVSISKEETVYVAAACCEPVIKQSPVVKRKVIVCFRCGEQGHKSAECPNEFVAQNNETDVEDVDPNDIVNDQDQRSRHR from the coding sequence ATGGAGACGAGGTTGACTCTAACCGCCCAGTTCATCAGTGACGGCCGTGCTCTCGGGTATGATGGTGAGAGGTTGGAGAGGTATGTGACAGAGCAGAAGGCTGACTACGAGAGAGCCAAGAAGGAGGAGTTTGAACGAGAGACGGCTAGGCTTGAGCGAGAGGAGAGATTGAAGAAAGAGGCGAAGGCTGAGGAAGAGAGGTTGAGaaaagaggcgaaggcagaggaagagaggttgagaaaagaggcgaaggcagagGAAGAGAGGTTGAGAAGAGAGGCGAAGGCGGATGAAGTCGCTAGACATGAACGGGAGGAGAAGGCCAGGCGTGAGGAACACGAGAGGTGGAAGGAGAGAGATGCTAGAGAGGAGCTCAAGAGAAAAGATGAACTGGAGTTGGCACGGCTTAAAGAGAAGTCGGCGCCAGAGGCAGGTGCAGTGGTAGGTCAGGCAGTTGAGGTGCGACAAAAGAGTGTCTTGGACAGGCTAGACAAGAACTTCCAAGGCATGAAGGAAGAGGACGATCTTCTGGCGTACCTGACGCACTTTGAGGCCGTGGCAGCAAGGTGTAAGATTGAGAGTAAAGAGTGGGCCTTACTGTTATCCTACAAACTGACGACACCTCTCAAAAACTTTATGTTGAGGGACAGTCTGTTCCTTAACGACAAGTATGAGGATGTCAAAACGGCACTTCTCCGCCACGCAGACATCAATGCGGAGACATGCCGCAAAAGGTTCCACCGGGTCAAACCACGGCAGAATGACTTCCGTGGGTATGTGACTGAGCGGAGGACCGCGCTGGACAACTGGTGCAAAATGGCCGAGGTAGGAAAGACAGTAGATGAGATAAAAGATCTTTTGATTAAAGACGGGATACTTGAAAGTGTATCAAGTGAGGTGTACAGGCAGCTTGTCTTAAACAAACAGAGTACGGTAGAGAACATGCTGGAGGTAATCGAAGGTTTTAAGGTGGCTGATTCGAATGTTTCAATTAGTAAAGAAGAAACTGTGTATGTGGCAGCAGCATGTTGTGAGCCTGTGATAAAGCAGAGTCCAGTGGTTAAAAGAAAGGTAATTGTTTGTTTTCGGTGTGGTGAGCAAGGTCATAAATCAGCTGAGTGCCCTAATGAATTTGTTGCCCAAAATAATGAGACAGATGTTGAGGATGTAGATCCCAATGATATTGTCAATGACCAAGACCAGCGATCTAGACATAGATGA